Within the Periplaneta americana isolate PAMFEO1 chromosome 6, P.americana_PAMFEO1_priV1, whole genome shotgun sequence genome, the region aattgtttttcttttctcagGGTAAGGGGAACTGGTATACCCTCGAGTTCCTTTCAACTGCAGAGAATGTACGAATCAACTATTAGTGATCAAATATTCACTTCCGATAATGAAGCAAGCTGCGTTGTATTGGAAGCTGTTGGGCAAGGAGATGATGAAGAAGAGGAAATGGTGGAAGAAATAATAGCAAGTCACGGGTCATATGCTCAAAACTCGAAATTGGATGATTGGTGCAATAAATGTGATGTATTAGAAAGTATAAGTGATAGTTCTAGACCCAGTACTGCGGATCAAGATGGTGATGTGTGTTACGGAAGACAAGACGACTTGAAGCAGAAAGTGAAAGAAGCAGTTATGGAACAGCTGTTTTCTCATGTATGGTCTGAAATGTCAAAGAGTATAGAACCGCTACTGAAACTTTCCTCTGAAAGGACGTTGCAGCAGAAATCTGGTTATGTATCATTTCCAAGACCACCTAGTAGAACAGGTAGTGCAAAATTCCCCCTTGCTGTAAGCATTCCTAGAGCTTTTACTCCCATCTCAGATCTGGACACAACACTACATGTATCTGCTAAATCTATCCATTGTCCTAGTAGGAAAACTTCAGCTCGACCTTCAGTAGAGTCCAACTTTGAACTTGACGAACTTGTGATCCCTCGCTTCAATAAAATTGAACACTCAGTAGATCCAATGCGAAATTTGGTTTTACCACCTACTTTGAGATTACCTCAACCTTTAAGTCTACATTCGGCTACACATGTATTAGCTCCAATACCGACTTTAGAATCACGTGGTTATCACAGTGCAGCTGACAGAAGTAGAAGAACAATGTTGAATCGAAGATTTAGTAGTGTGGCATCAGGACAAGAGAGGTTCCTGAAGCCTCTTGAGGAACAGCAGTCTGTGATTACAAAGACTAGTCTGAGTAAAACAACCACCCCAAGGCAAGTGTCGGCTCCCAGCTCTCCACCCAACTGGTCTCGCCATGTAACCCTGCCCCCTATTGATCATTTCGATCCATCATTTAAGGTACGTAATACAACATGTAGGCATTCAGAATATACTACGAGGGCTATTtgtaaagtaacttccgtttattttttacaaacctgtgaatgacgttacagaattgagTTACAAtatgtttgaaagtatacactttagtttatttttccaACAGTTTcaagtcacattgagacacttgtcgtagcatttcacgagctttgaaattccggaATCGTAGAATTCTGCcacctacgacgctggttttcaactctttgtcatcgtcaaagcgcttcgagccaagccacgtcttcatgtgcatgaagagatgttAATCACTaggcgccaaatctgggctatagggaggatgatccaatacttcccagttgaattCTTGCAGTTTGATCACAGTACGACACGCTGTATGTGGCTGGatgttgtcatgcaggaaaatcaccccagacccaacatgccacgacgtttgttttgaatggcccttttcaagttagtgtgttacagtaacgctcagcgttaattgtggcattcctctccaagaactccactagcaaaattccttttctgtcccagaagacagttgccatgagtttcctcgtggaaagtgtttgacgacactttgtgggttttttcggggagtgagtatggccccctgcattgattgaagctttgtttctgcattcacataccgcacccaagtctcatttCCTGttacaatctgatcgagaaa harbors:
- the LOC138701767 gene encoding uncharacterized protein isoform X1, with translation MSLKPTRRNLSDVQKVKLRDHQPLPEPAEDMAIEIQEPPIPAYSDRHKALKMLSSLALDDADSRNSTPYSREESFDEDFGFDSADDSDQGRSWQLSGDIGSSSFGNSVASFMSWTDDVEVETTKKVQELVDELEKCLYDEESLDKLKKEVAAECYDWRTKFPHYRVRGTGIPSSSFQLQRMYESTISDQIFTSDNEASCVVLEAVGQGDDEEEEMVEEIIASHGSYAQNSKLDDWCNKCDVLESISDSSRPSTADQDGDVCYGRQDDLKQKVKEAVMEQLFSHVWSEMSKSIEPLLKLSSERTLQQKSGYVSFPRPPSRTGSAKFPLAVSIPRAFTPISDLDTTLHVSAKSIHCPSRKTSARPSVESNFELDELVIPRFNKIEHSVDPMRNLVLPPTLRLPQPLSLHSATHVLAPIPTLESRGYHSAADRSRRTMLNRRFSSVASGQERFLKPLEEQQSVITKTSLSKTTTPRQVSAPSSPPNWSRHVTLPPIDHFDPSFKLQGISSSFEPTNKSTEFSPRCNSSAKHKPQGLGSSYDSRIRSTEVSPRYNKHAKQKISLSPINVPNSIKVEGTGLTKLELAKQLLAVQGDILFEKNGISSSAKEGRGKQKSRIHSLAK
- the LOC138701767 gene encoding protein FAM149B1-like isoform X3, producing MAIEIQEPPIPAYSDRHKALKMLSSLALDDADSRNSTPYSREESFDEDFGFDSADDSDQGRSWQLSGDIGSSSFGNSVASFMSWTDDVEVETTKKVQELVDELEKCLYDEESLDKLKKEVAAECYDWRTKFPHYRVRGTGIPSSSFQLQRMYESTISDQIFTSDNEASCVVLEAVGQGDDEEEEMVEEIIASHGSYAQNSKLDDWCNKCDVLESISDSSRPSTADQDGDVCYGRQDDLKQKVKEAVMEQLFSHVWSEMSKSIEPLLKLSSERTLQQKSGYVSFPRPPSRTGSAKFPLAVSIPRAFTPISDLDTTLHVSAKSIHCPSRKTSARPSVESNFELDELVIPRFNKIEHSVDPMRNLVLPPTLRLPQPLSLHSATHVLAPIPTLESRGYHSAADRSRRTMLNRRFSSVASGQERFLKPLEEQQSVITKTSLSKTTTPRQVSAPSSPPNWSRHVTLPPIDHFDPSFKLQGISSSFEPTNKSTEFSPRCNSSAKHKPQGLGSSYDSRIRSTEVSPRYNKHAKQKISLSPINVPNSIKVEGTGLTKLELAKQLLAVQGDILFEKNGISSSAKEGRGKQKSRIHSLAK
- the LOC138701767 gene encoding protein FAM149B1-like isoform X2, which encodes MSLKPTRRNLSDVQKVKLRDHQPLPEPAEDMAIEIQEPPIPAYSDRHKALKMLSSLALDDADSRNSTPYSREESFDEDFGFDSADDSDQGRSWQLSGDIGSSSFGNSVASFMSWTDDVEVETTKKVQELVDELEKCLYDEESLDKLKKEVAAECYDWRTKFPHYRVRGTGIPSSSFQLQRMYESTISDQIFTSDNEASCVVLEAVGQGDDEEEEMVEEIIASHGSYAQNSKLDDWCNKCDVLESISDSSRPSTADQDGDVCYGRQDDLKQKVKEAVMEQLFSHVWSEMSKSIEPLLKLSSERTLQQKSGYVSFPRPPSRTGSAKFPLAVSIPRAFTPISDLDTTLHVSAKSIHCPSRKTSARPSVESNFELDELVIPRFNKIEHSVDPMRNLVLPPTLRLPQPLSLHSATHVLAPIPTLESRGYHSAADRSRRTMLNRRFSSVASGQERFLKPLEEQQSVITKTSLSKTTTPRQVSAPSSPPNWSRHVTLPPIDHFDPSFKLQGISSSFEPTNKSTEFSPRCNSSAKHKISLSPINVPNSIKVEGTGLTKLELAKQLLAVQGDILFEKNGISSSAKEGRGKQKSRIHSLAK